From the Paenibacillus sp. FSL H8-0548 genome, one window contains:
- a CDS encoding VOC family protein: MKVKRIVANINTKDIAEAKLFYHDVLGLELLMDHGWIRTYGSNEEMSIQISFASQGGSDTVTPDLSIEVDDVDAAFERMKNAGFTIEYGLVDEPWGVRRFYVRDPFGKLVNILAHKH; the protein is encoded by the coding sequence TTGAAGGTCAAACGAATCGTTGCCAATATAAATACGAAAGATATCGCGGAAGCCAAACTCTTTTACCATGACGTGCTCGGTCTTGAATTGTTAATGGATCATGGATGGATTAGAACTTATGGTTCAAATGAGGAGATGAGCATTCAAATTAGTTTTGCTTCACAAGGGGGATCGGATACAGTTACACCTGATCTATCGATTGAAGTTGATGATGTAGATGCTGCGTTTGAACGAATGAAGAATGCCGGATTTACAATAGAATATGGGCTTGTGGACGAGCCTTGGGGCGTTCGGCGATTTTATGTTCGCGACCCTTTTGGTAAGCTTGTCAATATCCTAGCACATAAACATTGA
- a CDS encoding response regulator transcription factor produces the protein MNNHRIYHHRLSYEKPPVPGWKDIRNTTDVHSLYLIQSGEGEFFHGVEEEPLQVQSGDLLYLKHGFTLTMLSSIDKPLCIRMLLFDVLDIPCEHNHWLKPIPVDSLNIPFYKVYSPEQSDWIESQFTRIWSIKGTDPHERQAEFQYMLSRLIYFMKDTDATSHNPYMRAFQQAKLWMDTGYHQPLRLEELAQDANISVSQLRKMFMKHIGISPKAYLNKVRNEQAKTLLLLTDEPMKAIADACGFADEFHFGKMFRSWNGIAPARFRTMNKSER, from the coding sequence TTGAATAACCACCGTATTTATCATCATCGGCTTTCTTATGAGAAGCCCCCCGTTCCCGGATGGAAAGATATTCGCAATACGACCGATGTCCATTCCTTGTACTTGATCCAAAGTGGCGAAGGCGAATTTTTTCATGGGGTGGAGGAAGAGCCGCTGCAGGTGCAGTCAGGTGATTTGTTGTACTTGAAACACGGGTTTACCTTGACAATGCTTTCCTCTATAGACAAGCCATTATGCATTCGCATGCTCCTTTTTGATGTGCTCGATATTCCTTGCGAGCATAATCATTGGCTGAAGCCCATCCCTGTGGACTCGCTGAATATTCCTTTTTATAAGGTATACTCACCAGAGCAGTCGGATTGGATCGAGTCGCAATTCACACGCATTTGGTCAATTAAAGGAACCGATCCTCATGAACGGCAAGCAGAGTTCCAATATATGCTGTCTCGTTTGATATATTTCATGAAGGACACAGATGCGACGTCGCACAATCCTTATATGAGAGCTTTCCAGCAGGCAAAGCTTTGGATGGATACCGGCTATCATCAGCCTCTTCGACTGGAAGAGCTGGCACAGGACGCTAACATTTCCGTCTCACAATTACGCAAGATGTTCATGAAGCATATCGGCATCTCACCCAAAGCTTATTTAAATAAGGTTCGGAACGAACAAGCCAAAACGCTGCTGTTGCTGACGGATGAGCCGATGAAAGCGATCGCGGACGCATGCGGATTTGCAGATGAATTTCATTTTGGCAAAATGTTTCGCAGCTGGAATGGGATCGCTCCCGCTCGTTTTCGAACGATGAACAAATCGGAGCGTTAA
- a CDS encoding glycoside hydrolase family 2 TIM barrel-domain containing protein: MIRTFQQHILRPTRLLNGLWDFITDPDNIGIHEGWASKFPEGSRKHVVPSCWNNELGTYEYIGAAWYRTYFDNVQETNIRLVFEGILHHADVYVDGKHIGYHFGGFTQFSVLLPELAQGKHELVIRVDNTVDWQTLPTDIADWHSYGGIIRSVELQELPDVYIDSMKIDYQLKDDSADIQLHIVLHSLSKGDCQVEVNAFTEGLSLSSSHVDIAAGQAVSLTLRGSLEKIRRWDVGEPELYTFTVQAGEDDLIDRTGFRTVEVQGSDILLNGKKLYLQGVNRHEEHPEWGFAFPPKLMLKDLDILTDMGCNIVRGSHYPQSQFWIDLLDEHGMLLWSEIPMWGCFMSKETLGSPIFIERGIKMLDEMISRDYHHPSIIFWGAHNEIDTRTEEALELTKAFVGKIRSMDSSRLVTYATMHPEQDIVLSYFDVIGINKYYGWYEGSVDGFSSMLENYYIHAEKHGAGGKPVIMSEFGAAGIFGDSGWEPRLFSEDYQADVVTRALKIFRDDPRIAGTLIWHFADIRVDVRSDRPYFRDRARSFNNKGLLSEYRKPKLAYRVVKAIYRSDLLDR; this comes from the coding sequence GTGATACGTACTTTTCAGCAGCATATTCTGCGACCTACGAGGCTTTTGAACGGATTATGGGATTTCATAACGGACCCTGACAATATAGGCATTCATGAGGGCTGGGCCTCTAAATTTCCTGAAGGTTCCCGGAAGCATGTCGTTCCCTCTTGTTGGAATAATGAATTAGGCACTTATGAGTATATTGGGGCTGCCTGGTACCGTACTTATTTTGATAATGTGCAAGAAACGAATATTCGGCTGGTCTTCGAAGGTATTCTCCACCATGCGGATGTGTACGTGGATGGCAAGCATATAGGCTATCATTTTGGCGGATTTACACAATTTTCAGTTCTTCTGCCGGAGCTTGCTCAAGGAAAGCATGAGCTCGTTATTCGCGTAGATAACACGGTGGACTGGCAAACGCTGCCGACGGACATTGCGGATTGGCACTCATATGGCGGGATTATTCGCTCTGTTGAACTGCAGGAGCTGCCTGATGTGTATATTGACTCGATGAAAATAGATTACCAGTTGAAGGATGACTCAGCGGATATTCAATTGCACATCGTGCTCCATTCGCTTAGTAAGGGAGATTGCCAAGTTGAAGTGAACGCCTTCACGGAGGGGCTTTCCCTTTCATCGTCACATGTTGACATTGCTGCCGGTCAGGCTGTGAGTTTGACGCTTCGGGGGAGCCTTGAGAAGATCCGCAGATGGGATGTAGGCGAGCCGGAGCTCTATACATTTACCGTTCAAGCGGGGGAAGACGATCTTATAGATCGGACAGGCTTCCGCACGGTTGAAGTGCAGGGCAGCGACATTCTGTTGAATGGCAAAAAGCTATACCTCCAAGGCGTGAATCGGCACGAGGAGCATCCCGAGTGGGGATTTGCCTTCCCGCCGAAGCTAATGCTGAAGGATCTCGATATTTTGACCGACATGGGCTGCAATATCGTGCGCGGATCGCACTATCCGCAGAGCCAGTTCTGGATCGATTTGCTCGATGAGCATGGTATGCTGCTCTGGAGCGAGATACCGATGTGGGGCTGTTTTATGAGCAAGGAGACGCTCGGAAGCCCTATCTTTATAGAGCGCGGCATTAAGATGCTGGATGAAATGATCTCCCGAGACTATCATCATCCATCGATCATTTTCTGGGGAGCCCATAACGAAATTGATACGCGGACGGAAGAAGCGCTCGAGCTGACGAAAGCCTTCGTGGGGAAAATTCGCAGCATGGACAGCAGCAGGCTCGTTACTTACGCGACTATGCATCCGGAGCAGGATATCGTGCTGTCCTATTTCGACGTTATCGGTATTAATAAATACTATGGCTGGTATGAAGGCAGCGTCGATGGATTCAGCAGCATGCTGGAGAACTACTATATTCATGCGGAAAAGCATGGGGCAGGCGGCAAGCCTGTCATCATGAGCGAGTTCGGCGCAGCTGGTATTTTCGGTGATTCGGGCTGGGAGCCGCGCTTGTTTAGCGAAGACTATCAGGCGGATGTGGTGACGCGTGCCTTGAAGATTTTCCGCGACGACCCTCGCATTGCAGGTACGCTCATCTGGCACTTCGCCGACATTCGCGTCGATGTGAGGAGCGACCGGCCTTACTTCCGCGATCGCGCGCGGAGCTTCAATAACAAAGGATTGCTAAGCGAGTATCGCAAGCCGAAATTGGCTTATCGCGTAGTGAAGGCGATTTATCGGTCGGATCTGTTGGATCGGTAG
- a CDS encoding RNA polymerase sigma factor — protein sequence MNDNQIIEKIQHGEQHYFRLLYDKYFEYALRVSSIILRNQQSSAKDVVQEAFIRVYRNLNQFDLDREFKPWFYTILLNECKRVSQKNNYNVAAFEQVEEPLHQDQHPFIEYESLYTAIQQLDEHNRIPVILKYMHDMKDLEIAAVLQENVNTIKSRLYKARMKLKNLLQHESGGAVQ from the coding sequence TTGAATGATAATCAAATCATTGAAAAAATACAGCACGGTGAGCAGCATTATTTCAGATTATTGTATGATAAGTACTTCGAATATGCATTAAGGGTGTCAAGCATTATTTTACGAAACCAGCAATCGTCAGCTAAGGATGTTGTGCAGGAAGCGTTTATAAGAGTTTATCGGAATTTGAATCAATTTGACTTGGATCGCGAATTTAAACCGTGGTTTTATACGATTTTACTGAATGAGTGCAAACGAGTAAGTCAAAAGAACAACTATAACGTAGCTGCCTTTGAACAAGTGGAAGAGCCATTGCATCAAGATCAGCATCCTTTCATTGAATATGAATCTCTCTATACTGCCATCCAGCAGCTTGATGAACATAATCGCATACCAGTTATTTTGAAATATATGCATGATATGAAGGATCTGGAAATTGCAGCTGTATTACAGGAAAATGTGAATACGATTAAATCACGGTTATATAAGGCTCGCATGAAGTTGAAAAACTTGTTACAGCATGAATCTGGAGGTGCAGTGCAATGA
- a CDS encoding glycerophosphodiester phosphodiesterase family protein, producing MSKLKTAFVWRRVGLIILLASCAILLISTTNPNTPEGFLVIAHRGASGHTSENTMAAFEEAERLGSDYIEFDVQLSKDGELVVIHDDTVDRTTEHTGPVDEYTLDELEDMDAAAGKSTNTGDEEETNLASFEAVMERFAGKMGMLIEIKESPNEPGVEEKVADVVRQYEARLNYTAFGKNGGILGMNKLKNTAAIMIQSYDFESTHLLHALLPDIPVAALIHEDQHPLSDELLDELTSYAAYINYKHDLLDEEIVNKIHERNRKVFAWTIQSEEELMRMKQLGVDGVITDYPG from the coding sequence ATGAGTAAGCTAAAAACAGCTTTTGTTTGGCGTAGAGTTGGGCTAATCATACTACTGGCCAGCTGCGCAATATTGCTCATATCTACAACTAATCCAAATACACCAGAAGGATTTCTGGTAATAGCACATCGCGGAGCTTCAGGCCATACCTCTGAGAATACGATGGCTGCCTTTGAAGAAGCAGAGCGTCTTGGCTCCGACTACATTGAATTTGACGTACAGCTAAGCAAGGATGGGGAGCTAGTGGTCATTCATGATGACACCGTGGATCGGACGACTGAGCATACCGGCCCTGTGGACGAATATACACTTGATGAGCTGGAAGATATGGATGCTGCTGCTGGAAAAAGCACGAATACAGGCGACGAGGAGGAGACGAACCTTGCATCGTTTGAGGCTGTTATGGAGCGCTTCGCAGGCAAGATGGGCATGCTGATCGAGATTAAGGAGTCGCCGAACGAGCCAGGCGTGGAGGAGAAGGTTGCGGACGTGGTACGCCAATACGAGGCCCGCTTAAACTATACGGCGTTTGGCAAGAACGGCGGTATCCTTGGGATGAATAAGCTGAAAAATACCGCGGCCATCATGATTCAATCCTATGATTTCGAATCGACGCATCTGCTTCACGCCCTTCTGCCGGATATTCCGGTAGCAGCCCTTATTCATGAGGATCAGCATCCTTTATCCGACGAGCTGCTCGATGAGCTTACTTCTTATGCTGCCTACATCAATTATAAGCATGACCTGCTTGACGAGGAGATAGTAAACAAAATCCATGAGCGGAACCGGAAGGTCTTTGCTTGGACGATCCAGAGCGAAGAGGAATTAATGCGGATGAAGCAGCTTGGCGTGGATGGCGTCATTACGGATTATCCCGGGTGA
- a CDS encoding GNAT family N-acetyltransferase — protein MSSNTHTDPMGTILNDIKVFQAKPEDTAEVLQLLIQTAQWLKSKGSTQWGGLLHGVDSHQTPEAIQRGKVYLFMQGSVLAGMVMLMQHASAWDRELWGEEGHENSVYLHRLNINREAAGKDLGEAIVRWADSGIHFPGKDRIRLDCIANNEKLNRFYLSCGYTFIGSASNASGKFNKFEKRVALA, from the coding sequence ATGTCATCGAATACGCACACGGACCCGATGGGAACCATTCTAAACGATATTAAAGTATTTCAAGCAAAGCCCGAAGACACGGCGGAGGTGCTTCAACTGCTAATTCAAACGGCACAGTGGCTGAAGAGCAAGGGCTCCACGCAGTGGGGCGGGCTGCTGCATGGCGTGGATTCCCATCAGACGCCGGAAGCGATCCAACGCGGGAAAGTATACCTATTCATGCAGGGCAGCGTATTAGCGGGCATGGTTATGCTGATGCAGCATGCAAGCGCGTGGGACAGGGAGTTGTGGGGCGAAGAGGGGCATGAGAACTCAGTTTACCTGCACCGACTCAATATTAACCGCGAGGCCGCGGGCAAGGATCTAGGTGAGGCCATCGTTCGCTGGGCCGATTCAGGCATTCATTTTCCGGGGAAGGACCGTATCCGGCTGGATTGCATCGCAAACAATGAAAAGCTGAACCGCTTCTATTTGAGCTGCGGTTATACATTCATAGGCTCGGCGTCGAACGCCTCCGGGAAATTTAACAAATTTGAAAAGCGGGTTGCGCTGGCTTAG
- a CDS encoding GCN5 family acetyltransferase has product MPTIIAKPFDDEIQTTLSEITSAYHAGELSTRDKTELPEEIYMIQAEDTMVGYGVIWEYGNGKQLIQKAEKDYFSDDEKYLEKDFYIDIKNKKDFVFIEVLDVLKEFESKGYAASFINWLKAKYPHKKMYVYTLDKTRNFWFKQGFEPLGSTVWMTYN; this is encoded by the coding sequence ATGCCAACGATTATTGCCAAGCCATTTGATGATGAAATACAAACTACGCTTAGCGAAATAACCTCGGCTTATCATGCTGGGGAATTGAGCACGAGGGATAAAACAGAATTACCGGAAGAAATCTATATGATTCAAGCTGAGGATACGATGGTCGGCTATGGCGTCATTTGGGAGTATGGGAATGGAAAACAGCTCATCCAAAAGGCGGAAAAGGACTATTTTAGCGATGATGAGAAATATTTGGAGAAGGACTTCTACATTGATATCAAAAACAAGAAGGACTTCGTCTTTATAGAAGTGTTGGATGTATTGAAGGAATTTGAAAGCAAAGGCTATGCAGCTTCTTTTATAAATTGGCTTAAAGCCAAATATCCGCACAAAAAAATGTACGTATACACACTGGATAAAACACGAAATTTTTGGTTTAAGCAAGGCTTCGAGCCTCTTGGGAGTACGGTTTGGATGACCTATAATTAA
- a CDS encoding DoxX family protein, which translates to MHILTIVLQSWLLFSMAFFGGSKIAGAQHQVELFDSIKLPQWFRLITGYVQIVGCIGLIIGYWYPGVAAWTGILIGIMMLLACLSHFRVKHPIGKVIPALLNLLIAIAVVFLYADELPHLFG; encoded by the coding sequence ATGCATATTTTAACGATCGTTCTTCAGAGTTGGCTGCTTTTCTCCATGGCATTCTTTGGCGGAAGCAAGATTGCAGGAGCCCAGCATCAGGTCGAATTGTTTGATTCGATTAAACTTCCCCAATGGTTTCGCCTCATTACTGGCTACGTTCAAATTGTTGGATGCATAGGACTCATTATCGGCTACTGGTATCCGGGTGTTGCCGCATGGACCGGGATATTGATAGGCATTATGATGCTATTGGCGTGCCTCTCGCATTTCAGAGTCAAACATCCGATCGGAAAAGTGATACCGGCCTTATTGAATCTCTTGATTGCTATTGCAGTAGTATTCTTATATGCAGATGAATTGCCCCATCTTTTTGGGTAA
- a CDS encoding VOC family protein, whose protein sequence is MRITPHLSFDGKCEEAFLEYQRILGGKIATMLKYGDSPMAKEVAPDSHNRIIHATLQINDFTLAGADTLHGDYKKPQGVFVILNFPEQLVAKKIFDSLSVGGEVYLPFEETFWSAGYAILVDRFGVPWKINCD, encoded by the coding sequence ATGAGAATAACTCCCCACTTAAGTTTTGATGGGAAGTGTGAAGAAGCCTTTCTTGAATATCAACGAATCTTGGGCGGAAAGATAGCCACGATGTTGAAGTATGGGGATTCCCCTATGGCAAAAGAGGTAGCTCCAGATTCGCATAATCGAATTATACACGCTACTCTTCAAATTAATGATTTTACGCTTGCTGGAGCAGACACATTACACGGAGACTATAAAAAGCCTCAAGGTGTTTTTGTTATATTAAATTTCCCTGAGCAACTAGTAGCGAAAAAAATTTTCGATTCATTATCGGTTGGGGGAGAAGTGTATTTACCCTTTGAAGAAACGTTTTGGTCCGCAGGTTATGCTATATTAGTCGATCGATTTGGCGTTCCTTGGAAAATAAATTGTGACTAA
- a CDS encoding IS3 family transposase, whose protein sequence is MYQAIQELHTEKGYAILALCKLANVARSAYYKWLKWTPSNRELERLSLAKEVKLRYDKRKGILGYRQMRLQLNRKLKKTYNKKRYYGIMRALGLKAVIRRKRPSYVRATETHVAENVMNRDFQAAAPNLKWCTDVTELKYGNGRKSYLSAMIDVHDNSVVSWVLSHSNNNKLVMDTIKKAYRGKRGITPLLHSDRGFQYTSHEYNRLKVKYGFTTSMSRVSRCLDNQPIERFWGTFKAESFYLKKYDTYDEVLEDVRNYIRYYNNYRYTERLNGLSPHEYRRAA, encoded by the coding sequence TTGTATCAAGCGATTCAAGAACTGCACACGGAAAAGGGCTACGCGATACTAGCGTTATGCAAGCTCGCTAACGTCGCCAGATCTGCCTATTATAAATGGTTAAAATGGACGCCGTCCAATCGAGAACTTGAGCGGCTTTCACTAGCAAAAGAAGTGAAGCTTCGCTATGACAAGCGAAAAGGGATACTGGGTTATCGCCAAATGCGTCTCCAATTAAACCGTAAACTGAAAAAGACTTACAACAAAAAGCGTTACTACGGGATTATGAGAGCTCTCGGATTAAAAGCAGTGATTCGGAGGAAGCGTCCAAGCTACGTGAGAGCCACGGAAACACATGTTGCCGAAAACGTCATGAACCGTGACTTTCAAGCCGCTGCTCCGAACCTAAAGTGGTGTACAGATGTCACCGAGCTGAAGTATGGGAACGGTCGAAAGTCCTATTTGAGCGCCATGATTGATGTGCACGATAACTCCGTCGTTTCGTGGGTGCTCAGCCACTCCAACAACAACAAATTGGTCATGGACACGATAAAGAAGGCATATAGGGGAAAACGTGGAATCACGCCACTTCTGCATAGTGACAGAGGTTTCCAATATACCTCGCATGAATATAATCGCTTGAAGGTGAAATACGGTTTCACAACAAGCATGTCTCGTGTGAGTCGCTGCCTGGATAACCAGCCGATCGAGCGATTTTGGGGCACATTCAAGGCAGAAAGCTTTTATTTGAAGAAATACGATACCTACGATGAAGTTCTTGAAGATGTGAGGAACTATATTCGATACTACAACAACTACCGATATACGGAGCGACTTAACGGCTTGTCTCCCCACGAGTATCGCCGAGCTGCTTAA
- a CDS encoding DUF4256 domain-containing protein, with amino-acid sequence MMKNEKVELSSEQREELLRALKARFEKNMNRHEGFEWAIVQAKLEANTEKLWSLHEMERTGGEPDVVGYDEEMGEYIFYDCSAESPKGRRSVCYDNEALESRKQHKPENSAINMAIDMGIELLTEEQYLELQKLGNFDTKTSSWVKTPSEIRKLGGAIFADYRYGNVFVYHNGADSYYGARGFRGSLRV; translated from the coding sequence ATGATGAAAAATGAAAAAGTGGAGTTGTCATCAGAACAACGTGAAGAGCTACTCAGAGCTTTGAAAGCCCGTTTTGAGAAAAATATGAACCGCCATGAAGGTTTTGAATGGGCTATAGTCCAAGCAAAGCTGGAAGCTAATACCGAAAAGCTGTGGTCACTACATGAAATGGAAAGAACCGGCGGTGAACCGGATGTTGTTGGTTATGATGAGGAGATGGGTGAATACATTTTTTATGACTGTTCAGCGGAAAGTCCTAAAGGCCGCAGAAGTGTTTGTTACGACAATGAGGCGCTGGAGTCAAGGAAACAACATAAACCGGAAAATAGCGCTATTAATATGGCGATTGACATGGGCATTGAGCTTTTAACAGAAGAACAGTATCTGGAGTTGCAGAAACTTGGGAATTTCGATACGAAAACATCGAGTTGGGTGAAAACACCTTCTGAGATTAGAAAACTTGGTGGTGCGATCTTTGCTGATTATCGCTATGGCAATGTCTTCGTGTATCATAACGGTGCGGACTCCTACTATGGCGCCAGAGGGTTCCGTGGCTCGCTTAGGGTTTGA
- a CDS encoding DUF2975 domain-containing protein encodes MKRTSTFFLKITVFLMGLPALAVCVFALLSLFRETNDYFPGKLYAVDIVYFVAAIPYYIALYQAFKLLGYIDQNIAFSELSVRALKKIKYCGFSICIIFVAMEPVLYNMAKQDDTPGMILLGLVVAFASFVIAIFGAVLERLLQVAINLKSENELTV; translated from the coding sequence ATGAAACGCACATCAACATTTTTTTTGAAAATCACCGTGTTTCTGATGGGTTTACCAGCGCTTGCTGTATGTGTATTTGCACTGCTTTCTTTATTTCGGGAAACAAATGATTACTTTCCAGGCAAACTATATGCTGTAGATATCGTTTATTTTGTAGCCGCAATACCTTATTACATCGCACTGTATCAAGCATTTAAATTGCTCGGTTATATTGATCAAAATATCGCTTTTTCAGAGCTGTCCGTTCGGGCATTAAAGAAAATCAAATACTGCGGTTTCAGTATCTGCATTATTTTTGTGGCGATGGAGCCCGTTTTGTACAACATGGCAAAACAAGACGATACACCGGGTATGATTTTGCTTGGTCTGGTTGTAGCCTTCGCCTCGTTTGTCATCGCCATATTCGGGGCAGTGCTTGAGAGATTATTGCAAGTTGCTATTAATCTAAAGTCGGAAAATGAACTCACAGTTTGA
- a CDS encoding histidine phosphatase family protein, whose product MKNVYVVRHCKADGQEPDAGLTDLGIQQTEIVAKFFLDKDIDFIISSPFERAYRTIAPLAEKIGIRVVLDDRLAERILSSQNHPDWRDMLHKTYDDLDLCYEGGESSNTAMSRAISVVMEVLNGEDKNIVFVSHGNLISLLLMHFDDRIGFKEWESLSNPDVFHLIFSADDKPNIHRIWE is encoded by the coding sequence ATGAAAAATGTTTATGTCGTGCGACATTGCAAAGCAGATGGACAGGAGCCTGATGCTGGGCTAACTGATCTAGGGATTCAACAAACTGAGATTGTTGCTAAATTTTTCTTAGATAAAGATATTGATTTTATCATTTCAAGCCCTTTTGAAAGAGCTTACCGCACCATAGCACCATTGGCTGAAAAAATTGGTATACGAGTTGTTTTGGATGATAGATTGGCTGAGAGGATTTTATCAAGCCAAAATCATCCTGACTGGCGAGATATGCTTCATAAAACATACGATGACTTAGACCTATGTTACGAGGGCGGGGAGTCCAGTAACACGGCTATGAGCCGTGCCATTAGTGTAGTAATGGAAGTTCTGAATGGTGAGGACAAAAACATTGTATTCGTTTCACATGGAAACCTGATATCACTTCTACTTATGCATTTTGATGACCGTATAGGGTTTAAGGAGTGGGAATCCTTATCTAATCCTGATGTTTTTCATCTTATCTTCTCAGCTGATGATAAGCCTAACATTCATCGAATATGGGAGTAG
- a CDS encoding monooxygenase produces MAYVLQVNFKMNGPFGDEMAEEFSDLAKSINEEDGFMWKIWTESSETNEAGGIYLFETKETAEKYYVMHMSRLAGFGITNVNAKIFAINSKLTEITKGRV; encoded by the coding sequence ATGGCGTACGTATTACAAGTGAATTTTAAAATGAATGGACCGTTCGGAGACGAAATGGCAGAGGAGTTTTCTGATTTAGCAAAAAGTATCAACGAAGAAGATGGCTTCATGTGGAAAATTTGGACAGAAAGTTCCGAAACAAATGAAGCCGGTGGAATTTATTTGTTCGAAACAAAAGAAACGGCTGAAAAATATTATGTTATGCACATGAGCAGATTAGCTGGCTTTGGCATAACAAATGTCAACGCAAAAATCTTTGCTATCAATTCCAAGCTTACTGAAATCACTAAAGGACGCGTCTAG
- a CDS encoding helix-turn-helix domain-containing protein produces MSKRSAISLDVKLQVVKRCLKQDSNPHHEAKQLGIDDMTVVDWIRKYKADGYEGLKESKAWKTYSHELKQTAVRDVLSGKYSIREATNQHHISSKSVLTNWISKYTCGKEIKPTRKGTVHMNKGRKTTFEERIEIVQYTLANQLDDQKSMKKYDVSYQQVYAWVRKYHSGGEEVLRDRRGRSRPEEELDEAERLKLRIKELEARNEYLEMENAFEKKLAEIRRKRTR; encoded by the coding sequence TTGTCAAAAAGGAGTGCAATTTCATTAGATGTAAAACTACAGGTTGTAAAAAGATGCCTTAAACAGGATTCAAATCCTCATCATGAAGCAAAGCAACTGGGGATCGACGATATGACTGTTGTGGATTGGATAAGGAAATACAAAGCAGATGGTTATGAAGGGTTAAAGGAATCCAAAGCTTGGAAAACGTACTCACATGAGCTCAAGCAGACCGCGGTTCGTGACGTTCTATCCGGAAAGTACTCCATCCGAGAAGCGACAAACCAGCATCACATTTCAAGTAAAAGTGTTTTGACGAACTGGATTTCCAAGTATACTTGTGGGAAAGAAATTAAACCTACTCGTAAAGGAACGGTTCACATGAATAAAGGACGTAAAACCACTTTTGAAGAGCGTATTGAAATTGTGCAGTATACCCTTGCCAATCAGTTGGATGATCAGAAATCGATGAAGAAGTACGATGTTTCCTACCAACAGGTGTACGCATGGGTTCGTAAATATCATTCAGGCGGCGAGGAGGTTCTTAGGGACCGTCGTGGGCGCAGTAGACCTGAGGAAGAACTGGATGAGGCTGAACGTCTTAAACTCCGAATCAAAGAGCTAGAAGCGCGTAACGAGTATTTAGAAATGGAGAACGCCTTCGAAAAAAAGTTGGCAGAGATCCGGCGAAAACGTACACGCTAA